A window of Candidatus Saccharimonadales bacterium genomic DNA:
TGGATGGGCTATCCCAGCTTGATGTCTGGGCAGTCGCCGCGCAGGGCGAGATTTATCATTACGATGGGGTGAGCTGGTCTGAGGTTGCCGATACCGGAAATCAAACCTGGTACGACTTGGCCGTGGTTACAGCGGACAATATATGGCTGGTGGGTAACTCCGGCCGAGTTGGCCATTTTAACGGCAGCGCTTGGGTTGAAGTCGAAGATTTTGGAAACATGGATTGGCGCTCGGTTGTATTTTCAAACCCGGACAACGGCTGGATGTTTGGCGGAAATGGCGAGGTTTATATGTATGATGGCGTAAATTGGTCGCAGTTTATAGACACCGGTGACCAAACCTGGTATGGCGCGACTCTAATTGGGACAACGGACGGCTGGGCGGTTGGCAGCGGGGGTAGCTTACTTCGGTATCAGTCCGGCGGCGGTTTTGCGGCGTCCGGGAATTTGACATCCTCAGCCTATTTTATGGGAGGCTCGGCGAGCGTACACATTTTAGATTGGAATGAAAGTAATCCGTGCGCCGGTTGTGATATTCAGTTTCAGGTCCGGACCGCGCCGGATAACGGTGGCACACCCGGCAGCTGGACGGACTGGTCAGGCAGTGGCGGCAGCGGGACATACTTTACCAACCCAACCGGAGAACTCATCTCTACTGATTTGAATTTTAATGACTGGGCGCAGTACCGTTTAGAACTGACCGGCAATGGCAATGACTCCCCGGTGCTTAATGGAGTCCGAATATACTACTTACCATAATGAACACTTTGCCCCAACCTTCAGGCCGACCGAGCGGTTTTACGCTACTTGAGTTAATGATTTACATTGGAATCGTAGGTATGATCCTGACTTCGATTTCTTACCTGACGCTTGATATTATAGGAGGTCAAGTATCAATTGAAACAGAACTTGAAGTCAACCAAAATCTTAGGTTTGCCAGCCGCCAGCTTGAACGTGACATTCGGGCGGCTGAGTCAATCTCAGTTCCCAGCAGCGACACGCTTGTTTTAAGTTTTTCTGGGATTGAGCTGACATATTTTTTTAACGCCAGCGCGCTCCAGCTGACGCGGCAAACCGGAGGCGAGCCAGCCGTTGAACTTAACACCCCAACCGTTGGGTTAACCGGAAGTTTTACGGATATTTCGTATGAGAGCCGAACCGAGACAGTTCAAGTTGTTCTGACTGCCGTTTATCTTAACCCGGATGGATTGCGTGACTTTGACGCGTCTTCCGAATTAAATTTTAGTATTGAGGCGCGCGCCCGGCGCTAACACCTATGGCTAAACCTAACCAACAATCCGCCCCAAAAGGATACGTGGCGCTAGTCGCGCTGCTGGTGGTGGCTGTGACCGGACTTGTGATTGGGATAAGCGTGAGTTTACGGGGGATTGATGAAATACAAATCAGTTTTGGCAAAAATCAATCAGCCCGCGCCAGATTCGCGGCTGAAAGCTGCGTCGAAGAAGGTTTGAGCCGGCTCCGGGACGCATGGTCAGACGTGGCGCTGACTTTGCCGATTAACCAAGATTCTTGTATACTTAACATTGTTACTGCTGGCGCTACAGCCACGCTGCATACCGAGAGTACAGTTGGGGAGTACTCCCAACAAGTAACTGCTACGGTTGATAATTCCTTGACTGTGCTTGAATGGCAGGAGGAGTAATTAAAAACAAAAATGTTACGTAAATCCGTCTTTGGGCTCGACATTTCAGATAATTCGATTGAAGCAATGCTCTTGCGCAAGGCCGCTTTTGGCCGACCGAAAATGGTCGGTTACGCGCGGACAACAATCCGGAGCGGCATTGTGACAAACGGAGTTATTAAAAAACCGGAAGTCCTAGCCGAGCAAATTCGAAAATTATTAAACAGTGCCAGTCCAAAAGCAATTAGTACACCTTACTGCGTTGTTTCACTGCCGGAGTCACAAGTTTTTACGACTGTTTTTAAACTGCCGGCCGGGCTACGCCGTGACGAAATCCGCAATACCATTCCGTATAAAGCTGAAGAGGTTATACCCTTCAAGTCAACCGAAATTTATTTTGATTTTCAAACACTCACCTCGCAGGGAAGTACCCAGGAGGTGTTTTACGTGGCGGTTCCGACTGAGATTGTCCAGCAGCACCTGGCTATGCTTGGGCAGGCGGGACTTCGGCCGCTGGCTTTTGACCTGGAGTCAGTCAGCATTGCCCGAAGCGTGATAGCCAACCGGTCGCGCAAGGGCGCCACGCTCCTTATGGATATCGGATCTCGAACCACGAATATGCATATTTTTGACCGGAATGGAATTCGGCAAAGTCGGACCATTGCCCTGGCCGGCAATCGTTTCACCGCCAGCATTGCGAAACAACTCGGATTAAAACCGGAGGAAGCGGCAAAGCAGAAAAATAAATTTGGATTTAACTCAAAA
This region includes:
- a CDS encoding type II secretion system protein — its product is MNTLPQPSGRPSGFTLLELMIYIGIVGMILTSISYLTLDIIGGQVSIETELEVNQNLRFASRQLERDIRAAESISVPSSDTLVLSFSGIELTYFFNASALQLTRQTGGEPAVELNTPTVGLTGSFTDISYESRTETVQVVLTAVYLNPDGLRDFDASSELNFSIEARARR